One part of the Maridesulfovibrio zosterae DSM 11974 genome encodes these proteins:
- a CDS encoding TRAP transporter substrate-binding protein, protein MKKLLLTFITVAICMCIMPVIAGAKTINLTYSNFFPPTHIQSKLAQQWADEVAKRTEGRVTITYFPGGTLTKAKQCYDGVVEGLSDIGMSALAYSRGRFPTMAAVDLPLGYKSGKAATKVANAVYTKFKPKELNDVVPMYFHAHGPGLLFTAKKPVKTLEDIKGMKLRGTGNSAQLLKALGASPVAMSMPDSYQAIRKGVVNGGIYPMESNKGWKMGEVVDFCTLDYPVGYTTTFFAVMNKDKWDSISEQDQKIITELNKEWAEKHGQAWDESDKIGRKFLTEKGGQFIELSEAEGQRWKDKAAPMMEEYIKKANKKKLDGKAILSFTIETLNTSQ, encoded by the coding sequence ATGAAGAAACTTTTACTGACGTTCATAACCGTGGCGATATGTATGTGCATAATGCCTGTAATAGCTGGTGCTAAAACTATAAACCTCACCTACTCAAATTTTTTCCCGCCGACCCATATCCAGTCTAAGCTTGCGCAGCAATGGGCTGATGAAGTGGCCAAACGAACCGAAGGAAGAGTTACAATTACATATTTTCCCGGTGGTACGTTGACCAAAGCAAAACAATGCTATGATGGTGTCGTTGAAGGCCTTTCAGATATCGGCATGTCTGCTCTAGCCTACTCACGGGGAAGATTCCCAACTATGGCAGCAGTAGACCTGCCGCTGGGATATAAATCAGGTAAGGCTGCAACAAAAGTAGCTAATGCTGTCTATACTAAATTTAAGCCCAAAGAACTTAATGATGTAGTCCCAATGTACTTTCATGCCCATGGACCGGGATTGCTTTTTACAGCGAAAAAACCTGTTAAAACTCTTGAAGATATTAAAGGTATGAAACTTCGCGGTACAGGCAATTCAGCACAGCTGTTAAAAGCTCTTGGAGCATCTCCGGTTGCTATGTCCATGCCAGATAGCTATCAGGCTATCCGCAAGGGAGTTGTAAACGGTGGTATATACCCGATGGAGAGCAACAAAGGCTGGAAAATGGGTGAAGTAGTTGATTTTTGCACACTTGATTATCCTGTCGGTTATACCACCACTTTCTTTGCTGTCATGAACAAAGATAAGTGGGATTCAATCTCAGAACAGGACCAAAAAATTATCACTGAATTAAACAAAGAGTGGGCCGAAAAACACGGTCAGGCATGGGATGAAAGCGATAAAATCGGGCGTAAATTCCTTACAGAGAAAGGTGGACAGTTTATCGAACTAAGTGAAGCTGAAGGACAGAGATGGAAAGATAAAGCCGCCCCGATGATGGAAGAATACATAAAAAAAGCTAACAAAAAGAAACTTGATGGGAAAGCGATACTCAGCTTTACCATAGAAACACTTAATACATCTCAGTAA
- a CDS encoding TetR/AcrR family transcriptional regulator, which yields MARKQQEKSRQTKQELMDAANELFGKKGFMETTVAEITKHAGYAKGSFYRHWASKDKLFLEIVEDKLTQYRNLRDDRLGKAASLEEVMNIIWDFLENIVRDHNWAKVFLEFTVYASRIPELREDLSLSQYRFSETVFANLIRNFIETDYPPEKIGAFNTVLFEGFMVQNALKTGVVDLTDVRETAINLALSKGLKKAE from the coding sequence ATGGCTAGAAAACAACAAGAAAAATCCAGACAGACTAAGCAAGAGCTTATGGATGCAGCAAATGAGCTTTTCGGCAAAAAAGGTTTTATGGAAACAACTGTTGCTGAAATCACAAAACATGCAGGTTATGCCAAAGGTAGTTTTTACCGTCATTGGGCTAGTAAAGATAAACTTTTCCTTGAAATTGTTGAGGATAAATTGACTCAATACCGCAACCTCCGTGATGATAGACTGGGAAAAGCTGCTTCCTTGGAAGAAGTTATGAATATCATCTGGGATTTTCTGGAAAATATTGTACGAGACCATAATTGGGCAAAAGTTTTTCTGGAATTTACTGTTTATGCCTCACGCATTCCAGAACTGCGCGAAGATCTGAGTCTGAGTCAGTATAGATTCTCTGAAACAGTCTTTGCCAATCTGATCCGAAATTTCATTGAAACAGATTATCCTCCAGAAAAAATTGGAGCGTTCAACACAGTCCTTTTCGAAGGATTCATGGTTCAAAATGCGCTTAAAACCGGAGTTGTGGACCTCACCGATGTACGTGAAACGGCAATAAATCTTGCACTTAGCAAAGGGCTTAAAAAAGCTGAATAA